The DNA region TCACAACGAGCGTGTCGAGCGAGTTCAAGCAGTGCTTCCAGGAGATGAATTATGACATGAACTACTTCATCCGCACGACGAACCCGACGCATGAGAAGCTGGTTCAGGACATCTGGAAGAAGCTGGCGGCGAAGGGCGACATCTACCTCGGCAAGTACGAGGGCTGGTACTCGGTGAGCGACGAGTCATTCCTGACGGCGCAGAACGTGGCGGACGGTGTAGACAGGGATGGAAAGCCGTGCAAGGTCAGCCTGGAGAGCGGCCACGTCGTGAcgtgggtggaggaggagaactACATGTTCCGTCTTAGCGCGTTCCGCGAGCGTCTCCTCAAGTACTTCCATGACCATCCCAACTGCATCGTCCCGGAGTTCCGCCGTCGCGAGGTGATCAAGACGGTCGAGAAGGGTCTCTTCGACTTGTCCATCTCCCGCAAGCGCGAGTCCGTCATGAACTGGTCCATCCCGGTCCCCGGTGATGAGCGCCACTGCATCTACGTGTGGCTGGATGCCCTCTTCAACTACTACACCGGCGCCCTCACCCGTGTCGCGACCGACGGCACCGAGACACTGGACGAGGACCACCACGCACTGAACCGGTGGCCGGCCGACGTGCACGTGGTCGGCAAGGACATCCTCAAGTTTCACGCCATTTACTGGCCGGCCTTCCTGATGTCCGCGgaactgccgctgccggagcgGCTGGTGTCGCATGGCTGGTGGACAAAAGATCACAAGAAGATCAGCAAGTCGCTCGGCAACGCCTTCGACCCGGTGgaaaaggcgaaggagtTCGGCATCGACGCGCTCAAATACTTCCTGATGCGCGAGTCGAACTTCCAGGATGATGGCGATTACAGTGACAAGAACATGGTGGCCCGCCTGAATGGCGAACTCGCCGACACGCTCGGCAACTTGGTGTCGCGCTGTGTGGCGCCGAAGATCAATGTGAACGGTATGTGGCCGGAGCCCGCGGAGTACAGCGAGAGCGACAAGACGCTGATCGCCTCGCTCAACAACCTGGCTGGCACGGTGGATCACTATTACTGCCTGCCTGACATTCAGCACGCGTTGATTGCCATCTTTGACGTGCTCCGCAGCCTCAACGCCTATGTGACCGAGAACGCACCCTGGAAGCTGGTGAAAATGGATACGGCGCGTCTCGGCACAGTGCTGTACGTAACGATGGAGGGGCTGCGCATCTGCACCATGTTCCTGCAGCCGGTGATGCcgcagaaggcgaaggagatTATGGACGCGCTCGGGGtgccggaggcggcgcgcgtgggCATGGAAAACTACCTGTTCGGCATTGTAAAGCCGGGGACGAAGATTGCTGGCTTGGCGGAGGGCCAAGTCGTCTTCCAGAAGGTGACACTCCCGAccgaggagggggagcgcAGCTCCAAAGGGCAGTAAGAAGGGCACGTAGGGTTTTCCAGCCTACTCTTGCGCGCCTCGCAACAGCCGCACACTCGTTGACCGGgcagcgggtggcgcggTGAGAAGGCGACGACGACTGCTATGCTCGCGGGCCGTCCCCTTCGATAAAAACAACAACCCCTAAAAGGATGAATGCCGAGAGCAAGGGGAACAACAACCCTGTCTTGCGCGGTTGAGTGACGGTCTCCGCCGCGGTAACGTGATGCGAGTTACACGATTCATGTCCAAAGAGAGCTGCCAACATCCAGGTGAGTGCTGCACCATCTGACGTGCGGCAGAGGTGGTTTTGCGAGAGCGGAAAGAGCAcgttgtgtgcatgtgtatgtcAGCCTGAGCTCGTCTTTTTTTCTCGTATCTTTGTTCCCACCCCTCCCACGGTGATAACATGTGAAGGTGAAGGGGgcgggacacacacacacacacacacacacacacccctTTCAGTGCGTGGCACCTCAGGGACCAGTGcacccactctctctccgtggGAGAGCCGGGCAGCCTCCTTCCCCATCTCCTGCCAAGTGCCGAACGgcttgtggtggtgacggggtCTGGTGCCTACGCcgcagggggggggtcagagcgatgtatcgctgctggtgccggcggtggggtcCTGGACGACGTTGCGTCGGAGTGACCCGCGACAGTGAGGCAGATCTTCGCCATCCACGTAATGGGTAGAGCGTCATCGTGGCCCGAGcgtctcccacccacccccgggccctcgcaccgcccactggtgtggggggCTCCtgggcgccaccgcgagggggatgcacccggtggcggccggcatggtgggcgcggctgcgcggcgacccGCGAGGCACGGGTtgtgggcgtgggtgggggcaggggccgtgctgtccgatggctgggtcggcgcattgctgtggcgcgtgtgtgtctacggctgccaTCGGACCACGCGCGGTtgggcctgtgacaggggccggagggggaggaggggtgccaGTGGAGGGGCGGTAGGACATCACGTCATGCGGCAGCAAAATGGGTGGTGTAGGCAAAACCAAAAAGATGCCTCGTTCTTGGCTCTTGTACGCCTTTGATCGATGGACTCGTCTTATGTGCCCATTATATTCTCGTCCATCTGTGTGACAGATCGCTGATTTCTGTTTTCGTTTCGCTTGTTTATGCGAGTGTGCGCAAGtatgtgagtgtgtgcgtacTTGCATTCTCACAggcatacgcgcacacacacacacacacacacacacacacacacacacgtgcactcGGATGCGGGCGGTTGTGCTTCGTGTGAGGCGAtgccctcctcgcctctgTCTTTACTTGCTCTTTTCTCtacgtgtgtctgtgttcgAGTTTTTTGCACGTAACGGCGGACTAGCCGAGATCGAAGGAATATGGAGACGATAGGGAGGCAcacaagagaagagaagcgctAGTGccttgcgcacgcgcgcacacacacacacatgtccccccccctgtctACACGGTGCGAGTGGCCCGTCGGTGTCGTTGCGTTAAGGAAACTCACGTGCTCACcaacgtgcgcacacacacgcaaggcTGAAGTACGAGGCTATGGCTGAAGCGCTTGCCTGGAGTGCGTCCATTtgtgtgctgctcctcgtgcgtgtgtgcttggaAAAGTGTGTGCAGATGAACGCCTTCCACACCCGCGTCGCCCCTCGCCATTCTCAACGCCAACTTCGTTTCCTGGCCAATGACTCTCTTTCTACCTACTTATCCACCGAAAAACAGAGTTGTATGCCACGCCATGCCTTATCGCCAGCCAagccgccctccctctgtgGGACCTGTGCAGTTGTGTGTCCGCCACGGCACACGTGAAAAAGCAGAAACCGCCGCGGCAGAAAGCCGTACGCTGAGGTGCTCTCTCCCACGATGCGTGTCGGCCTTTCCATTCCCCCTTCTCGGCTCCCGttcttcctcctctgcccATGTGACTGCCGCTCTTTACCCTTCCGGCCTTTCCACAGATACAGCGTCCGCCGCTCCACCCCAGCTCTCGaaaggcagagaggcagagctgcaccggcgcTACACGGGCATAGAGACACTGGATGTGGACGGCTTCTCTGCACAATATGTAGGCGTACTTGCCACTGGAGATGCACGGCGAGTCGGTTGTAGAATGGTGCAGCGTCGTTACCGGGCCGATtcgcgagctgctgcagccgttGAGCGGCAGGTCTCACAGCAGCAAGTATGAGACACTGGCGCACGTCGTACCGTGAACTGCCCGCACTGCCATCCCACTACGCTGTACCGATGTGCTGGCACGCTACGCATCGACTGCAGTGCACATCGTCTCCAAGGTTCTGATGCCCGTACAAGACTCCTCGCCTGTAGGCACAGCTCACTGAAATCACGATTCTGGCAGCACTGCTGTAGTCACTCAGTTCATTCTTTCAAACAGGCCACTCGACCCTGAAgcgccgcgtgtgcgcgcgacTACCCATCACTACTGCAGCtcggcccccctccctctcctccatctcaatgcacgtgtgcgcgtaaTCGGCCGATGCGACTGCGGAGCGTAcccgcgctctctctctcataTGCACAGGCGCTTCGGGCTTGCGGCCGAAGGCAGTCGTTCCGAAGGTCGTGCGCTCGTTTCGTCTCCTTATCTGCTTTCTCTTctgctgtgtgtgttgtgttcTGTGAGGGCGCGAGCTGTTTTCGTGGCGTCTTTGTGCAGCGGTACGTTTGAGGGGTGTAGTGTGCCCTCCCACCTTTTCGGGCtaaccccctccccccgcacGGTCTtcaccggcacacacacacacacacacacacacacacatgcagccgctgctgatgcacGTCAGCAAATCATCAGGCCATGCGCCTGGCCACGCTCAAGAGCAGCACGTGAGAACATCGCTAACACGGCTTTTATCCTCTCTGTCTCATTCTCTTGCAGACGCACCACCGGGTGCATCTCAGCTGACGAGACGCGAAAACGTAACCtgtgcagcgacagcggcgaaggcgagTCAAGTGCCGCACGCCCTCCTTCTCAAAGCAGAAGCCAACGTGAGCGACCTACAACGCACATTTCGCAGAGAGAACGAAACACCAAGATGTGCTGACCCTTGTATGGGGTATACGCCCGTGCGCgatgctgtgtgcgtgcgtctgtgttgTCTTATCGTTCTATCGCACGTCTTCTATGCTGTGTGCCCTAGtcgccctctcttcttcccctgCGTCCCTCCTTTATCACACCTATCTATCCATCTTTCTtcccctctttccttcccACCGGTCTCCACTTGTGCGTTTTCCTGCCTTTGGTCTGTTgctctttgtgtgtgctgggACAGCTGAGAAGCGCTCCGCACGTCtcacctcttctcctcctctttctccccctTTCTGCCCCTGCCTCTGTATgggtgcttgtgtgcgtgctttcTACGTTAGCGACACTACCCGCTTTTTTTggaagagacacacacacacacacacacgcacaccgacacacacacacacacacacacacacacgcacgcacgcacgcacaccgacacacacaggcagacgAACAAAGGAAAACGGAAGAGAGTGCGAAGAGAACAGAGAGACGCTCtcacaccctcctcccctctcctcccctctaactcccctccccttccccttcccttcccccttcccccccccccccacacacacacacacacgcccacacccACTACACCcatctcccctccctctctccccacgCCACGCACAGACGAGGTTCAGGCGGGGGACCGACGCCAAAAGGGAAAACACTGACAAAGGAAAGGAGCTTAAGCACAACAACGCAGCCGTCGACGAAGAAAAGaaagtacacacacacacacacacacacacacaaacggcATAACTAGGTATGCCGCCTCGTATGcatcgcggcggtggtggccagggccccgccccgcagcagcagcaggcaccgcctccacaacagcagcagcagcaagccccgccacagcagcagcagcaaggcTACGGTAATGGCACAGGTGGGCCGCAGTCGCATCTGCACGTGTTTCATCACCACGCCGCCTACAATGACGTTGGCCGCGGCGGaatgccgccaccgcagcacggCGGTAACAGCGGATCGAACAACATGAGCAGCATGATGTatggtggcggcagtggcggtggcaacgCGCCGACCTCGCCGGTatacggcggcggcggtaccGCTTACGGCAACAACAAAAGTAGTATTCCTCCCCACATGATGTCCCCATCTCCGCACCCGCAGATTGTGGGGATGGGGAACGAGTACGCCCCCCGGATGCAGTCGTCTCCCTAtccccagcagcagcagcaaggtGGCGGCGCGAGCACGCCAAACAGCAtcggccgccgcgtccgcaCACCTGGGCCATCAAACATGGGGCCACAGCctcaacagcagcagctgcctcctcctccgccgcagcagccgtacTACGGTGGCAATCAGGGTGGAGGGATGAGCTACAACCCAAATATGCGCGGCTCtgccccaccgccgccgccgccgcacatgGAGCCGTCGCCGAGCTTCGTCAATggcacgccgcagcagccgcagcccggAATGATGCGCGGGGATGGCGGCTATGGCCCGGATGTGAACAACAGTCCACCGCCACAGAACAACGGCTATCGTGCTGggcagccgcctccgccgccgcagcaacatcagcagcagatgcacaTGCAGTCCTCTCCCCTGCACCCGCAGCACTACCAAGGCAACGGTGGctacggcggtggtggtggccgtgggATGGGTGGTGGGATGCAGAACCCGAACATGCAGATGCAACCGcccccacagcagcagcagcacatgatggggggcggcggcggcagtgcatCGAACAGTGCAAACCGTGGCATGATGGGGCCGATGGGAGGCAGCAAGCAAATGCAGCaggggccgccgcccccactgcagcagcagcagcaacaggcgatgccgccgccgccgcaacagcagcaacctGGCATGAACAGCAATTGGGGCtcgccgcagccaccgccgacgcacATGCAGGCAAACGtgtctccgccgccgcaggggcAGCCACAGATGGGTGGAATGCAatacggcggcggtggcccgGTGCCGATGGTGGGTCGTGGCCGTGTGCCTGGAGCGCGCATGGGTGGCGGAGGGATGGGGCCGATGGGCGGCAACAATATGGgtgccccgccgccgccgccacagcagcagcagcgtcagccgccgcagccgccgagtATGATGAGTGGCATGGGCGGCCCGCAGCAGATGCCGGGTGGCGGCAACATGAACCCGCAGATGAtgatgccgccaccaccgcaagGTGGACAGGGCCCCATGATGCAGCAGAGCGGCGGTGTTCCGGGCATGTACGGTGGAAGCATGGATGCCAACATGATGGGCGGGATGGGTGGCCCACTGATGCCGGGGTACATGGACGCTGACCCGCGTGGAGATCTCGCCCCGCAGCAGACGCTCTACGAGTTCCTCATGGagaagcggctgctgcgcaaaaCAACCCTTGGCACCTTCTTCCCTGAGGGCTACGACCCAAAGTGCAATAGCCGTATCACAATTGCGGTGGACGGTAACTACATGATTACCAACCtccgcgcgcagctgcagcgcaccgaCCCGCTGTGGTTCCTGCACTCCTGCCTGCCCGACTGCCTGCTGTCGCTCGTGCACAAGCACGTGGAGCAgatgcgcgcgcaccaccTGGAGCCGTTATGGGTGCTGAGCGGCATTAGTATCAACGGCGATGTGGAGGCATTCCTGCCGAGCCCGGACGAGCTGCACTCGCGCGATGCAGTGTGGGCGAAGCTGAACGAGGGCATCGATCTTCCCACGCAGGACGAGATCACCGAGGCCTTCGAGACGTCGTCGGCCGTCGGCGAGGACGTGCTGCGGGCCATTCAGCGCTTCCTGCGCACGGAGGAGAACGTGGTCTGCGTGACGGCGCCGTTCCTCAACTGGTGCCAGATGTGCACCCTCCACAAGGAGGgcatcgcgcagctgctgatggGCCCTCCAGAGATGCTAATGGTGCCCTATGACGACATGAAGGTAATTGCTGAGGTGAACTTGCAGACGAGCGAGGTGGCCTATTACGACCGcgacgaggtgctgcgcgagctgttCCCGCGCTACGTGACGGAGAcgtccaccgccgcggctggcgaTCGCTTTCTCGACTTTGGGTTGCTCATCGCCTCGCACCCGGCCATCACGACCGCCCACGCGAGTGTGCAGCTGTCGACGCAGAGCATCTACGAGGAGCTGTCAACGCCGCACCCAAACTTCAACACTCTTCGCGAGTTCATTGATCAGTACGAGTATCCGCAGAACCAGAATGAGCGCCCTAATCTTGAGAAGCTGAAGCACTCGAAGGGCCGCACATACATTCAGTACAGTCCCGTCTTCTCCAACCAGGTGACGTCGGAGTCTTCGCTCGTGTACTTCAAGCGCATCCTAGACCCCAGCCTGACGAACGCGAACATGCCCAACAATCTGTCTGGCGTGTTCGGCTACCTCGTGCCGCTGTCCCTATTCTACTTTCAGTTCACCGGCCTGCTCTCGGTCGGCCTCATGACCGCCGTCACCCAGCTCTACATCCGCGATGAGTTCCCCGTCGCCGACACAGAGGAGTACCACCACTTGCTGCACCCTCTTATGGCACTGCGTGGGCAGATCATCTCGCAGATGGTCTCTCGCATTAAGGCAGATGCGCACGGCCAGCGCCTCGGCAAGATCTCATGGGTGCGGTGGTTTGACTCGATCCTGATGAGCGTGCTGCCGCCCGATCGTCTCATCGTGTTGGACGAGTGGAACCTCAAGAACTCGCCAGAGCTTGCCAGCGTGCCGGATGACCAGCTGGAGAATATCGACATGTCCATGGTGCTCTCCCTCAAGTCGTCGGTAATGTGCATCCCGGCGCCGCAGTTGCCGGCCAACGCGTCCCCTCGTGATGCACCGATCTTGTACCACGGCAAAAAGGAGACGTTCTTCGCGATTTTGCTGAAGACGTTCGACTTTGTCGGCTACTTCTCCCACTCGGCGGATCCGATGGATGGCGCTGAGTTGGCGTCGGAGCCTGTGCAGGTGATGGTGCAGGGCCAGTCCGCCCCTGACGATCAGAGCAACGGGCCGGACGGCGGCAAGGGCGACCTCGCCGACAGCTCCTCGGACCCGAACATGAGCGAGCAGCGTGTCTTCTTCACAGCTTACCTTAGCATCTCCCTCGAGCACTGCCCACAGGAGTTCCAgtgcgcgctggtgcgctTCACCGAGCTTGTGCGCGTCAGCACTATCAACTCCATTGCTTTCACCTTTGCCGACACCATCGAACTGCAGcacgacgaggacggcgcgCTGGCCGACCCACcagaggtgctgctggcgacgcgCATTGCCTGCCTTGTGTCAGTCCCGTATCAGCAGAAAACGGACGAGGAGTCTGAGTTCGAGTGGGCCCCGGTGTACAGCCGCCAGCTGTGCGCCTTCACCGTCATGTCGCGTGTCATGAACCGCAGCTTGCGAGTGCTGACGGaggccatcgctgccgcgctgtTCCTCTCCGGATTTAGCGACTGCTCTTTGGAAGACTACGACAGCATGACACCACTGCTCCCCTTCGGCGACGTGCCCAGCTCACTTGGCGGCCTGCTCCTGCACTACGTGCTCGTCTTTCCGCCCGACTACGAGGCGAATTGCCAGACGCCCGAggagcgctgccgcctgctgGAGACGAAGTTCAAAGCAATCCCGAACATCCAGacccagctgcgccgcgtcatGGAGTTTACCTTTCACGCGCTCTACCTGCTCAACGTGTACATCCTGCGCGACCCGAGCATTGTGAGCTCGCCAGAGCTCGTTGAGACCGACGTCGTTGCGAACGCTCTCAATCTGCTGCATGAGAAGTGGGTGCTGCACCTTGACGGGCCGGCCCCGGAGGACGTGCATGGGTACTTCCAATTCGAGTAGCGAGCGGAAGTGAGGGAGTTGATTTGGTGGATCTTAGTCGAGCGAATTTTTCATTCTCACCGTGCGAGGATGacagaagagagggagagcggcggGGAGCgtgaggaggaaggggaagaggagacaggcgggggcgggcgggtgggcgggcgGCGTGACGGCGTGACGGCTGGAGGAGGGGTGAGGACGTTcgcacgcctcctcctctctcactcctgtgccctccccctcctcttgtGCCCTTTCTCCCCATAttagtgctgctgcggttgtgACTGtttctccttcccccttttctttcttttgtttcgttttAGGACTAGTTTTAGATCTCGCCATTGGGCtagctgtgcgcgtgtgtgcatgtgagTTCAGGGTGTGGGCAATACGTCGGTGTTGATGCTATTCTTTGTCTTGTCGAGCACATCATCAttccgctccccctccctctttcccttccacacccacagacacgcagacacgTCATCTGaggccgtgtgcgtgttgctTTCTTTGTCAGCTCCTTTGagtctctctcccttctcaAATATGCCCTCCCTTGCCTCTTCAATCTTCCCTcatctttctctcgctctctgagTCCGTCGAGTCTCCTGATACGCACGCTCTCCTCGCCGCCCCCCTTCCTCGACTtcccacctctctcttcctccccctgACCAGCGACTGCAAAAcgaaaggagagggagagcgtctGCGGGAGAATGCCGATGTGCAgtagcagtggcagcggcggcagcaaaGGCAATCACCGGCACGCCCACGACTTCTGCCCAACTGcagtcccccccccccttctccacgcacgtgcgcgcacacagagagttCATCTCTgaccccttctctcctcgaGTTCGACGAGAAAAAGGACGTTGGCGCAGCGAACAACCACATCATACGCTGAATTCAAAGgagtgtatgcgtgtatgtatgcgtgtatgtgtggatgtgggggtgtggggggagggggagcagggggggggtggaggcaGTGGTATATGAACACGGCATGAGGATTGGGAagggatggagagaggggagggggcgattGTGCAGCAAACGCGTCGAGGGGTGCTGTTGTggtgaaaacaaaaagggggcgggggcgggggcttctgtttctctttctcttcggTGGCGTTTATGCTTTTTGTAtctccccccttccttccttccttcccctccctcttttctcgtTGTATcgagttttttttttgtgtgtgggggtTGTGCACCGgatctctctccctctttctgttCCGTTATACTCCGTGATCCGACGGGACTGATATCGCTTTCGGTGCGcactctcccccctcctcctcctcccttctttcGATTTGCTCGAAGTGTGCGGAGCACGGTTGTACATGCATTTGCAAGTGCGcgtgaatgtgtgtgtgtgtgtggggggggagggtgagtgcgtgcgtgtggccgTGCCAATGGCTGGTAGCTTGCGATGgatcttttttttcttggtTTCTTTCCGGTTGTTGTGCATGTGGTTGTGTAGCGTTGGTACTCAGGCGTGCGAcgggtagtggtggtggtggagacgGGGGAGGCAATGAAAGCATGAGATGAAGAGAAACTCACCACGcgaaggggtggggtgggtgggcggcaAGAAAGGACGAGGCTACacgaacagaaaaaaaaaggagatACAGGTGTGGAGAGAGTGGGCGGCGTGTGCCCTTCGCACCTTTCCCGCTCCCTCCTTCCGCCATGCCTTCCatcctttctctccctccccccttcatGGGCGAAAGAGGTCAGCACAAGGGATGACTGGAACGCGCAATGTAAccaccccttcctccctctctctccaccaAACCTGTCTCCTGATAAGactgagggagagggtgcgtgcgtgcatcaGCAGGAgtgctccccccccttcccctcttcccccctctctctcccctgctCCTGCGGCCCTTGTCGTTTGGTGAGTTTTCATTGCTAGTGATTTCCTTTGCCTTTTACCTGTTCCCCTTCTTCCGGCGatgtttccttttttttttttgcctttcTGCCCctgatgtgtgtgcgtgtgtgtgtgtgtgcgtgtgcttggctgctgcgccgtttCTGTTGTGTCTTGTACCTTTTCTTGTTTGATatcttcctctcttcttccttcgTCTTTGTGTTGGAgcccctttctctctttctgcgtgcgtgtgtgcgcgcgcgcgcctgtcTCGTGCTCTTTCTAGTGGatcgttgttgttgtcgttcTCGTCATTCACACATGGTGCCATTTTGTGCGGTGaggcctctctctctctctctttcgtttttgtttttcctcCGTCTCCGTGTAAAGGGCTCCGGAGTTCGTTgtcgtgtctctctccctcttgtgtgtgcttctgAGCTGGTGCGTTTTGCTCAGCGTGGTTTGTGTGGTTTGCTCGCTTTGTTATTGTTTTTCTTGGCCTGCGTATGTGCTCATGAGCGTTGCGCGAGCGTCGAGGGTCGATGAGTGGCTCCTGGTGGGTCTCGCGGAGGGTTTCAACCCTTTCTCCTGTTTTGGTATCCTTCCACGTCTCTTTCCGTCTTGTCTACACCCCGGCTCTTACTTTTCCCACTTCCTCGCTTGTTTCCATGGTGCCTTTGGTCTcccgtgcgcgtgtcttcCCTGCCTTGCCctcctcgctccctctccttttcctccTTTCCTCGCCGCTTCATCACgttcctgtgtgtgtgtgtgtgtgtgtgtgtgtgtgtgtgtgtgtgtgtgtgtgtgtgtgcctcgaAGGCTTTGCCACCGCACGTTTCCAGAAAGAAGCGCGACGAGACACGACAAGGAATCTGTGAAAGCAAGGCACgagcacacatgcgcatacGAATGAAAAGGGGAAACTGAGGAACAGCAACGGCATCTTCATCCCCCCGTCCACAAAGAAGACGAACGCTGATGGTGTTGATGGTGTTTGgggggtgggcggcggcgcttccgTCTACGCACTACCGTCCGCCTTCACACTGCCGACCGTCTCCGTGTCGTTCACCGCGCCCTTCTCCACATCGGACCCCACTCCTTCCAGTGTGCACACAGGCATTCACTTCATCACGCAGGCAGACAAAGACGGACACATCAACGCCTCTCATAAACGTATCCACGTCAAGGATGGCCCTCCCAGTCGTTGGctcgctgtgcgtgtgtgtcgggtgTGGCGTGTTCCCGTTGCCGTTGTTCtcgccgttttttttttgtggggCCGTGATGACGTGTGaaagtggggagggggtggggggcaaggaacacacacacacacacccctTTCAGTGCGTGGCACCGCAGGGACCAGTGcacccactctctctccgtggGAGAGCCGGGCGGCCTCCTTCCCCATCCCCTGCCAAGTGCCGAACGgcttgtggtggtgacggggtCTGGTGCCTACGCCGCAGAGGAggggtcagagcgatgtatcgctgctggtgccggcggtggggtcCTGGACGACGTTGCGTCGGAGTGACCCGCGACAGTGAGGCAGATCTTCGCCATCCACGTAATGGGTAGAGCGTCATCGTGACCCGAGcgtctcccacccacccccgggccctcgcaccgcccactggtgtggggggCTCCtgggcgccaccgcgagggggatgcacccggtggcggccggcatggtGGGCGCGGTTGCGCGGCGACCCGAGAGGCATGGGTtgtgggcgtgggtgggggcaggggccgtgctgtccgatggctgggtcggcgcattgctgtggcgcgcgtgtgtgtctacggctgccaTCGTGTCACGCGAGGTTGGGCCtgtgacggaggaggcggaggcgtaGGAGAGACGTTCGACCTCGTGTTGCATGCGAGTGACGTGGACACGTAGGAAGCGGCAAGGATTTGGTGTATGGGGTTTCTCTCATTATCTTTTTCTCTGTTTTGCGTGAGAACGCGTCTCTTGTCGTGTGACGACTGTGGGTTGTTGTATGCTTGTCGATGCTGCCACGGCATTGTTgtctgctgttgttgctcttGGCGTGGATGCTGTGGTTATGGTGCACCCTTCGTCTCCTGGGTCGCCATCTTCTCTgtggcacacacgcgtgtcATGGTCGGCGatgttttttgttgtcgttgtccCTTCTTCGTATGGTCGCCATCACAgcgtctctctttcgcttGGTGCGTTTCCCTCGCTGCGCATGGTGGTTGGTGT from Leishmania major strain Friedlin complete genome, chromosome 21 includes:
- a CDS encoding putative methionyl-tRNA synthetase translates to MLKFFTEKANHQALKAVLCAVFVQKPLEVTLGSTYSTPYLQLPKSRALLYSCNEAARLIWSTHAAPLPADNSLEGEAEWLEWESTVLTPALTPLYTHRRITGEAEAALKKLDSTIEEHQGTVAVKGAPSSTSFLVDSVLFASLLPALCEGGLLPAAQAARVPHLVKWFQAFQAEHAELIASAFDVLSVQECGDFLRVPQTYEVSPKKQKVFFATTPIYYVNASPHIGHVYSTLIVDVLGRYHRVKGEEVFVMTGTDEHGQKVAEAAAKQGVSPMDFTTSVSSEFKQCFQEMNYDMNYFIRTTNPTHEKLVQDIWKKLAAKGDIYLGKYEGWYSVSDESFLTAQNVADGVDRDGKPCKVSLESGHVVTWVEEENYMFRLSAFRERLLKYFHDHPNCIVPEFRRREVIKTVEKGLFDLSISRKRESVMNWSIPVPGDERHCIYVWLDALFNYYTGALTRVATDGTETLDEDHHALNRWPADVHVVGKDILKFHAIYWPAFLMSAELPLPERLVSHGWWTKDHKKISKSLGNAFDPVEKAKEFGIDALKYFLMRESNFQDDGDYSDKNMVARLNGELADTLGNLVSRCVAPKINVNGMWPEPAEYSESDKTLIASLNNLAGTVDHYYCLPDIQHALIAIFDVLRSLNAYVTENAPWKLVKMDTARLGTVLYVTMEGLRICTMFLQPVMPQKAKEIMDALGVPEAARVGMENYLFGIVKPGTKIAGLAEGQVVFQKVTLPTEEGERSSKGQ